In Methanooceanicella nereidis, the genomic stretch ATAAGCTGAAGATAGATTACCTCGGAGTATCCCTGGATGCCCTTCTTATAATCGCCCCTGCCGAGAATGCCGAAGAGATCATGAAGGCGGTCCGCAGCAAGGGAGTGGGCATAGACATTGTCGGAGAAGTAAAAGAGGGCAATGGCGCCTATATCGTCAGGGACGGCGTGGAAATGGACTTTGTCCCGCTCTTCAGGGAGTCGGCCTATACGCCGGTCAAAAAGGTAGTTGGCGAAGAGACCCCGATGACTTTCGAGGAGATGCAAAAGAAGGTTGATTCTGCCGCAATTAATGCGGTCAGGAAGAAAGAGCTCATGTTAGAAAGGATAAAAAAGAACTCGAAGCCCCTGGCATAAGCCACATGGGCTTCAACCTGTTTTTTATTTCTTTACAAGTTTTCTTAACACAAGTATAACGATCGTCAGGATCGCTGCCCCTATCGCAGATACGAGTAATATTCCCTGCACCTGTTTTTCTGTATCGCCTGATGGCGATGGAGTCGATGTCGGCGTCACTATGGGCGTCGTGGTCGGGACTGTCGTAGGTGCTGCTGTCGCGGTCGGCTCCGGCGACACAACAGGAGTTGCTTCAGGAGTTGCGGTGATAGTGGCCTCATAATCCTCTATCCGGATATTTACCGTAGGATTATCCGCCGTTATCGTCGTGATCAGATACCCGGTCTTTCCTTCTTTTTGGGCTTCTATATAATAGGTATCGAGTGGCAATTTATCGAACCGGTACTGTCCAGGAGCCCCGGTGCTGCTATCCGAGGATACCTGCGGGTTATTGGCTACATGGACCAGCGACCCCTTATTCTGGCCGTCGGTATTGTATACGGCCACAATGGCCCCCTGTACTCCATTATAGGACTTATCGGTGATCAGGCCGCTTAACGTCCCGTACCCTCCGACACGGAAAGTTTTCGTCGCAGAGATCCCGCTGCTCGACTTTATCGCCGTGGCTGTGATATTCACATATCCAGATTTATCCGTCGTCACGAAATCAAGTCGTGCAATGCCGTTATCATCGGTCAGGCTATATGATCCTGATTCTACAGCGATTATGGAACTGTCGCTTGAGGTGAAGTAAACCCTTGTCCCGTTTATCGAGTACGGGCCTCCGCCGAGGGTAACCTGGACTTCTATGGTATAGCTATTACCTCCGGCCGCGAACATATCCTCATCCCCGAGGAACTGGACACCATCCGGCGACACTACCTGTGCCGCACCCTGACCGGCGATGAAACCAGGGATAATTAACAACATCAGCGATAAGAAGACGATGAACTTCGAGAACTGCAAAGACAACTATAACTTCCTCCAGATATTATCAGTAATAGAGTCCAAAAGATAAAGGTTTTGTTTCCACAAGCAGGATTTATTAATGATAAAAAAGCCTAAATTATCTATCCGGTATTTTTCCTAAATAGGTACATCAGTACAACCGTTATCAATCAATCACTAAGGTAAAAAAGACCACTGGCTTTCACCACGAAATCTTTGAAGAGCGGGGTCTTGCTCAGGTTTTAAGAATGAAATAACGTGTCTTTCCTATTGGTCTTTGAGATGAAGTTTTTTGGTTGTTCCTGTCGGATGGCAGGTAGGCACATAACCTCACAAAAACACGGAAACACTAAAATTTTTTATATGATATTTTAAGAGCTCAAAAAGCACCAAAAACTCACTCACCAAATCACGAAGGCTCAAGTATCACAGTCAACGCTCTAACACCTCTAACGCTCGGCTCAACGCACTAACCTCTCAAAGTCACCAACGCTAAAACAAGGCCCGAACATTCTCCAAAAACACTAAAATCTAATATCCCGGTCTGTGTTCGCCTGACCTATAACAGGGAAATATAGATCATTTAAACGTCAACCGAGATGTTAAAATTTCGTGCCCTTGGAGAATGTTCGGGCCTTGTTTTAGCGTTGGTGAATTAGAGAGGTTAGTGCGTTGAGCCGTGCATTAGAGCCTTTAGTGCGTTGACGGTGATACTAGAGCATTTGTGGTTTGGTGAGTGAACCTTTGGGTTTTCGTGACCTTAAATTCTAAAAAAAAAATTTGTGGTTCTGTGTTTCTGTGAGGTTACGTATCTACCTGCCATCCGACAGGCACAACGGCAGAACATCGATCCCATAATAGATGTTACATGCAAGTCTTTACAGAGACCTTCAAAAAGTTTTTCATGGGAGCGCACGAAGGCGAACAAGGACCACTATTTTTCACCACAAGCGCACAAAGGGACACAAGGGTACACAAAGGACTTCTTAAGAAGGGTTAGTATATACTTAAAAAAATTAGTGTACCTTATTCGCCTTCTTGCGCTTCGTGGTGAAAGCCAGTGGTCCTTTGTGTGCCTTTGTGGTCAAAGGGAAGATAGAATAAAACTATTAATTAAAATGATACACGGTTAAGTGTAAAAATAATATTAAAAAAGTTGAGAATGATCCGTCCGCATTTAAGCTTATAGACAGGATCAATCTTTACAGCCGCAGGTTATCTTTACCTGGTTCCCCTCTTGCTCAAGCTGCTGCTGCTCTTTTAATTCGGCACGCATCTTACCCATAGTGGTCTTGAGCTCGGCGAAAGCGTTGTGCTGGTGTATGCTCTCCTCATTGATCTGCTTGATCGTTATTACAGATTCGTCCGGCAGCTCGGTGAACCCTGATACAAGGCGTCTTGCCATGTCCCTGACACAGTCTTCGACGAACTTGGGGTTGCAATGGGCGTTCTTAACGACCTGGTGCTCGTCCAGCCTCTTTAACAGCTCATAGTTCATAGTGCTCATAGAATGCTCTATGATGTCTATGAGCTTGTTCAGCGAGACCTCGTGATCTCCCGTGACCTCGATGGACACGATGCCGTGTCCTCTCTGATTATGGGTGGCCATCGGTATTTTATTGAGGAACGCATCTATCTTGGACTGCTCTATGCCGAGGTCCTGAAGCTCCTTCTTTGCCTCTTCCTTCATGGCTTCCTGAGCACACGGGCATGCTGTTATGCCTACAACGTCAGCGCCAATGACTTTCCGGACCCGGATATTGTCATCCCTCTCGGCCATGGCCTTAGCGAATACTTTGACGACCTTTTGCGATTTCATCTCGCTCATCGGTGTCT encodes the following:
- a CDS encoding carboxypeptidase-like regulatory domain-containing protein — its product is MSLQFSKFIVFLSLMLLIIPGFIAGQGAAQVVSPDGVQFLGDEDMFAAGGNSYTIEVQVTLGGGPYSINGTRVYFTSSDSSIIAVESGSYSLTDDNGIARLDFVTTDKSGYVNITATAIKSSSGISATKTFRVGGYGTLSGLITDKSYNGVQGAIVAVYNTDGQNKGSLVHVANNPQVSSDSSTGAPGQYRFDKLPLDTYYIEAQKEGKTGYLITTITADNPTVNIRIEDYEATITATPEATPVVSPEPTATAAPTTVPTTTPIVTPTSTPSPSGDTEKQVQGILLVSAIGAAILTIVILVLRKLVKK
- the mptA gene encoding GTP cyclohydrolase MptA, producing the protein MILPDVQATRSEVAINLSRVGVTNVKKLVKVARENKRPIILISTFNMYVDLPSERRGANLSRNFEVIDEVLEEAVKSPVFEIEDLCGEVARRLLKRHEYATRSEVHMDSEYIVKRKTPMSEMKSQKVVKVFAKAMAERDDNIRVRKVIGADVVGITACPCAQEAMKEEAKKELQDLGIEQSKIDAFLNKIPMATHNQRGHGIVSIEVTGDHEVSLNKLIDIIEHSMSTMNYELLKRLDEHQVVKNAHCNPKFVEDCVRDMARRLVSGFTELPDESVITIKQINEESIHQHNAFAELKTTMGKMRAELKEQQQLEQEGNQVKITCGCKD